One Siniperca chuatsi isolate FFG_IHB_CAS linkage group LG3, ASM2008510v1, whole genome shotgun sequence genomic region harbors:
- the gne gene encoding bifunctional UDP-N-acetylglucosamine 2-epimerase/N-acetylmannosamine kinase isoform X1 codes for MEKHPGFFCVNPHELYYLRMQRNRENMERKRMEEKNQCEKRLRVCVATCNRADYSKLAPIMFGIKAHPDKFDLEVIVLGSHLIDDYGNTFRMIEQDDFDIGSKLHTIVRGEDEAAMVESVGLALVKLPDVLQRLRPDILVVHGDRFDALALATAAALMNIRILHVEGGEVSGTIDDSIRHAISKLSHYHACCTRTAEQHLIAMCEDHSRILLAGCPSYDKLLSTYHSEEYMDIIKSWLGDKVQECDYIVALQHPVTTDIQQSIKIYGLMLDALLSFNKKTLILYPNIDAGSKEMVRVMRKKGIEQHPNFRAVKHIPFEQFIQLVCHAGCMIGNSSCGVREAGAFGTPVINLGTRQTGRETGENVLHVRDADTQNKIYHALELQFGKRYPCSKIYGDGNAVPRILKFLRTVDLDEPLQKTFCFPPVKDSISQDIDHILETQSALAIDLGGTNLRVAIVCMRGNIVKKYTQPNPKTFEARMQLLLKMCADAIRDAVCVNCRILGVGVSTGGRVNPQEGVVLHSTKLIQEWSSVDLRTPISDALHLPVWVDNDGNCAALAEKKFGHGKGVENFVTVITGTGIGGGIIHQNELVHGSTFCAAELGHIMVSLEGPECSCGSRGCIEAYASGMALQREAKRLHDEELLKVEGMDIKLAEPITAAHLISAARLGNSKADTVLNKASTALGVGIINILHIVNPSLVILSGVLSSYYQAPVQNIISERALISAQSIKVVTSVLEEPALLGAASMVLDYATRRTY; via the exons ATGGAAAAGCATCCAGGTTTTTTTTGCGTAAACCCCCAT GAGTTATACTATCTGAGAATGCAAAGGAACAGAGAAAATATGGAGAGGAAAAGGATGGAAGAGAAGAATCAG TGTGAGAAGAGGTTGAGGGTGTGTGTGGCGACATGTAACAGAGCAGACTACTCCAAGCTGGCCCCCATCATGTTTGGGATAAAAGCCCACCCTGACAAGTTTGACCTGGAAGTGATAGTGCTTGGCTCACATCTCATTGATGATTACGG AAATACTTTTCGTATGATCGAGCAGGATGACTTTGACATTGGCTCCAAGCTCCACACCATtgtgagaggagaggatgaggcAGCCATGGTGGAGAGCGTTGGGCTGGCACTTGTGAAACTCCCTGATGTCCTACAGAGGCTGCGCCCTGACATCCTGGTCGTCCATGGTGACCGTTTTGACGCGCTGGCTCTAGCAACTGCTGCAGCGCTGATGAACATTAGAATACTTCAcgtggagggaggagag GTGAGTGGTACGATTGATGACTCAATCCGCCACGCCATCAGTAAACTGTCCCACTATCACGCCTGCTGCACACGCACGGCAGAGCAGCACCTCATCGCCATGTGTGAGGACCACTCTCGCATCCTGCTGGCTGGCTGCCCGTCATATGATAAGCTTCTGTCAACTTATCACAGTGAGGAGTACATGGATATTATCAAGAGCTGGCTGG GTGACAAGGTGCAGGAGTGTGACTACATAGTGGCTTTGCAGCACCCAGTTACCACTGACATCCAGCAATCCATTAAGATCTATGGGCTTATGCTGGATGCCCTGCTCTCCTTTAACAAAAAGACCCTCATCCTCTACCCTAACATAGATGCTG gaagtaagGAGATGGTGCGTGTGATGCGAAAGAAGGGCATCGAGCAGCACCCCAACTTCCGGGCAGTGAAGCACATTCCCTTTGAGCAGTTCATCCAGCTGGTGTGCCATGCTGGCTGCATgattggaaacagcagctgtggGGTACGAGAGGCCGGGGCCTTCGGCACGCCTGTCATTAACCTGGGAACAAGGCAAACTGGCAGAGAAACAG GTGAAAATGTTCTACATGTCAGAGATGCCGACACTCAGAATAAGATCTACCATGCTCTGGAGCTGCAGTTTGGAAAGAGATACCCCTG CTCTAAGATTTATGGTGATGGTAACGCAGTGCCTCGTATTCTCAAGTTTTTACGTACCGTTGACCTGGATGAGCCCCTCCAGAAGACTTTCTGTTTCCCCCCCGTGAAAGACTCCATCTCCCAGGACATTGATCACATCCTGGAGACACAGAGCGCTTTGGCTATTGACCTGGGAGGGACCAACCTCAGAGTGGCTATCGTCTGCATGAGG gGTAACATAGTAAAGAAGTATACACAGCCCAATCCAAAGACCTTCGAGGCCAGAATGCAGCTCTTATTAAAGATGTGTGCAGATGCCATACGGGACGCCGTCTGCGTTAACTGTAGAATACTCGGTGTTG GAGTGTCCACGGGTGGGCGTGTAAACCCACAAGAAGGTGTGGTCCTACACTCCACAAAGCTGATCCAGGAGTGGTCCTCAGTGGACCTGAGAACACCCATCTCCGATGCCCTGCACCTACCCGTCTGGGTCGACAATGACGGCAACTGTGCTGCGTTGGCTGAGAAGAAGTTTGGTCACGGCAAGGGAGTGGAGAACTTTGTCACTGTCATCACAGGAACAG GTATTGGAGGAGGGATTATCCATCAGAATGAGCTGGTCCACGGCAGTACCTTCTGTGCTGCAGAGCTGGGTCACATCATGGTTTCATTAGAAGGCCCAGAGTGTTCGTGTGGCAGCAGAGGATGCATAGAGGCCTACGCGTCCGGCATGGCCCTGCAGAGAGAAGCCAAAAGGCTGCACGACG AGGAGCTACTGAAGGTGGAGGGGATGGATATAAAGCTTGCGGAGCCAATCACTGCTGCCCACCTCATCAGCGCAGCCAGACTGGGGAACTCCAAAGCAGACACTGTCCTGAACAAGG CCTCCACAGCGCTAGGTGTGGGCATCATTAACATCCTCCACATAGTGAACCCCTCACTGGTGATTCTgtctggagtcttgtcatcttACTACCAGGCCCCAGTGCAGAACATCATCTCTGAGAGAGCCCTCATCTCTGCCCAGAGCATCAAGGTTGTCACATCAGTCTTGGAGGAACCTGCTTTACTTGGAGCAGCTAGCATGGTGTTAGACTATGCAACCAGAAGGACATATTGA
- the gne gene encoding bifunctional UDP-N-acetylglucosamine 2-epimerase/N-acetylmannosamine kinase isoform X2, producing the protein MQRNRENMERKRMEEKNQCEKRLRVCVATCNRADYSKLAPIMFGIKAHPDKFDLEVIVLGSHLIDDYGNTFRMIEQDDFDIGSKLHTIVRGEDEAAMVESVGLALVKLPDVLQRLRPDILVVHGDRFDALALATAAALMNIRILHVEGGEVSGTIDDSIRHAISKLSHYHACCTRTAEQHLIAMCEDHSRILLAGCPSYDKLLSTYHSEEYMDIIKSWLGDKVQECDYIVALQHPVTTDIQQSIKIYGLMLDALLSFNKKTLILYPNIDAGSKEMVRVMRKKGIEQHPNFRAVKHIPFEQFIQLVCHAGCMIGNSSCGVREAGAFGTPVINLGTRQTGRETGENVLHVRDADTQNKIYHALELQFGKRYPCSKIYGDGNAVPRILKFLRTVDLDEPLQKTFCFPPVKDSISQDIDHILETQSALAIDLGGTNLRVAIVCMRGNIVKKYTQPNPKTFEARMQLLLKMCADAIRDAVCVNCRILGVGVSTGGRVNPQEGVVLHSTKLIQEWSSVDLRTPISDALHLPVWVDNDGNCAALAEKKFGHGKGVENFVTVITGTGIGGGIIHQNELVHGSTFCAAELGHIMVSLEGPECSCGSRGCIEAYASGMALQREAKRLHDEELLKVEGMDIKLAEPITAAHLISAARLGNSKADTVLNKASTALGVGIINILHIVNPSLVILSGVLSSYYQAPVQNIISERALISAQSIKVVTSVLEEPALLGAASMVLDYATRRTY; encoded by the exons ATGCAAAGGAACAGAGAAAATATGGAGAGGAAAAGGATGGAAGAGAAGAATCAG TGTGAGAAGAGGTTGAGGGTGTGTGTGGCGACATGTAACAGAGCAGACTACTCCAAGCTGGCCCCCATCATGTTTGGGATAAAAGCCCACCCTGACAAGTTTGACCTGGAAGTGATAGTGCTTGGCTCACATCTCATTGATGATTACGG AAATACTTTTCGTATGATCGAGCAGGATGACTTTGACATTGGCTCCAAGCTCCACACCATtgtgagaggagaggatgaggcAGCCATGGTGGAGAGCGTTGGGCTGGCACTTGTGAAACTCCCTGATGTCCTACAGAGGCTGCGCCCTGACATCCTGGTCGTCCATGGTGACCGTTTTGACGCGCTGGCTCTAGCAACTGCTGCAGCGCTGATGAACATTAGAATACTTCAcgtggagggaggagag GTGAGTGGTACGATTGATGACTCAATCCGCCACGCCATCAGTAAACTGTCCCACTATCACGCCTGCTGCACACGCACGGCAGAGCAGCACCTCATCGCCATGTGTGAGGACCACTCTCGCATCCTGCTGGCTGGCTGCCCGTCATATGATAAGCTTCTGTCAACTTATCACAGTGAGGAGTACATGGATATTATCAAGAGCTGGCTGG GTGACAAGGTGCAGGAGTGTGACTACATAGTGGCTTTGCAGCACCCAGTTACCACTGACATCCAGCAATCCATTAAGATCTATGGGCTTATGCTGGATGCCCTGCTCTCCTTTAACAAAAAGACCCTCATCCTCTACCCTAACATAGATGCTG gaagtaagGAGATGGTGCGTGTGATGCGAAAGAAGGGCATCGAGCAGCACCCCAACTTCCGGGCAGTGAAGCACATTCCCTTTGAGCAGTTCATCCAGCTGGTGTGCCATGCTGGCTGCATgattggaaacagcagctgtggGGTACGAGAGGCCGGGGCCTTCGGCACGCCTGTCATTAACCTGGGAACAAGGCAAACTGGCAGAGAAACAG GTGAAAATGTTCTACATGTCAGAGATGCCGACACTCAGAATAAGATCTACCATGCTCTGGAGCTGCAGTTTGGAAAGAGATACCCCTG CTCTAAGATTTATGGTGATGGTAACGCAGTGCCTCGTATTCTCAAGTTTTTACGTACCGTTGACCTGGATGAGCCCCTCCAGAAGACTTTCTGTTTCCCCCCCGTGAAAGACTCCATCTCCCAGGACATTGATCACATCCTGGAGACACAGAGCGCTTTGGCTATTGACCTGGGAGGGACCAACCTCAGAGTGGCTATCGTCTGCATGAGG gGTAACATAGTAAAGAAGTATACACAGCCCAATCCAAAGACCTTCGAGGCCAGAATGCAGCTCTTATTAAAGATGTGTGCAGATGCCATACGGGACGCCGTCTGCGTTAACTGTAGAATACTCGGTGTTG GAGTGTCCACGGGTGGGCGTGTAAACCCACAAGAAGGTGTGGTCCTACACTCCACAAAGCTGATCCAGGAGTGGTCCTCAGTGGACCTGAGAACACCCATCTCCGATGCCCTGCACCTACCCGTCTGGGTCGACAATGACGGCAACTGTGCTGCGTTGGCTGAGAAGAAGTTTGGTCACGGCAAGGGAGTGGAGAACTTTGTCACTGTCATCACAGGAACAG GTATTGGAGGAGGGATTATCCATCAGAATGAGCTGGTCCACGGCAGTACCTTCTGTGCTGCAGAGCTGGGTCACATCATGGTTTCATTAGAAGGCCCAGAGTGTTCGTGTGGCAGCAGAGGATGCATAGAGGCCTACGCGTCCGGCATGGCCCTGCAGAGAGAAGCCAAAAGGCTGCACGACG AGGAGCTACTGAAGGTGGAGGGGATGGATATAAAGCTTGCGGAGCCAATCACTGCTGCCCACCTCATCAGCGCAGCCAGACTGGGGAACTCCAAAGCAGACACTGTCCTGAACAAGG CCTCCACAGCGCTAGGTGTGGGCATCATTAACATCCTCCACATAGTGAACCCCTCACTGGTGATTCTgtctggagtcttgtcatcttACTACCAGGCCCCAGTGCAGAACATCATCTCTGAGAGAGCCCTCATCTCTGCCCAGAGCATCAAGGTTGTCACATCAGTCTTGGAGGAACCTGCTTTACTTGGAGCAGCTAGCATGGTGTTAGACTATGCAACCAGAAGGACATATTGA